The DNA sequence CCGGTTTGGTAATATGAATTACCTAAGTTATAATATATTTCACCATTCTCATACCCTTCCTGCAGAATTGAAGTATAAAGAGTGATAGCTTTAGCAAAGTCACCTTTTTCATATTCAGCATTAGCTTTGTCGCATTCAGTAACAGCAGAAGCTTGCAGGTAAATAAACAGGGTTAATATTATCGTTAGTAGGTATTTCATAGTTTTTCTATTTTAGGTTTACACTAAGGTTCATTATTAGGTTACTTGTTCTTTCAATATCAGTGGTCATTTCGTCAATATTAGGTTTTTCAGGTGAAAATTGAATACTCGATGTTTTTGTAATTATATTTTGTAGTTCTTCGATCAATTCATTTGAGATATTTTTATTTTCTAATACAGTTTTTATGTCATCAAATACGATTCCTGCATGAGAGATGTTGAATTTGTCGCCAAGAAATTTATAAATTGCTTCTTCAAGTGACTTGTAAAATCCCAAGTAATTGTTTTCATTCAAAAAAACAGTTGCAGCTTTTAATCTTTTCTTGGCAAAATTAGAAGCTTTTCTTTTTCTCATTCCTGATACATCAGCTCTTTTCTTTGAGAAAGCGGAATTCAATATATAAGTAATCAATGGTAATAATAAGGATATTAATATGTATATATAGAAGTTAATAAACGTATTGATCTTCTCACTAAGTTTATAAAACTTTTTAGCTGATTTCTTAATATACCTGATATCTTTTGCTAAGACTTCTATTTCCTTTCTTGAATATCCTGAAGAGGAAACAAATTTGCTATTTGCACTACCAGTAACAATGATATTATAATCTTTGTCTTTTAAAGTTTTATATTTTTTCTGCTTAGAATCGAAATAAGAGAATTTAACTCCTTTGATTACATGCTTTCCCGGAGCTCGGGGAACTAAAACATATTCAAAAACAACTTTTCCATCTGTTTTTGAATCTTTGTTCAGTTTTATATCACTCTTTGGATCATATACTTCAAAATCAGAAGGTATTTTAGGTCTTAATTCAGTAATATCTCTGAAATTTCCTTTACCTGAAACAGTTATTTTAAGTGTAATAGCCTCATTAACATCGACGGAATCATTGTCTATAGTGGACCAGAGTTTGAAGTTGCCAACTCCCCCACTAAAACCTTCAGGTTTTGTAGCTACGGGTAATTTATTGACATTGATCTTAATGTTTTTTGATCGTATAGATCTTTCCTTGAAATTACTGAAACCTGAGAACATGTCATCACCGAAAAAGGGATCATCAAAGGCAGATCTACGTCTTTTTTTCTTTTTAGATTCCACAGGTACAGAAGCTATAAGAGGATTAAGTTCATACTCTCCTGATGCAGTAGGAGTTATCCAATAGGATTTTATTGGTAATGTATTGTATTTCTGACCTTTATAAATTCTCTGGACAAGTGATTTACTTTTTTGTTGTGAGTACAGAACATTTTCTTTTACAAATCCTGTCATTTTAGGTTCTTCTGTCAAAGTGGGCATACGAATACCGATACCATCTTTGATATAAAGCACATAATCAACTTTAAGCATTTCACCAACATACGGAGACTTTTCACTCAGTTCTGTAATTAAAAAGATATCTTGAGATTTAGAGCCTGAAACTCCTTTTGAAGAATCAACTACTTTAATATTAACACTGTTAGATTTAAATCTTTTGCCATCTTCAATAATTATTACTGCCGGAATTCTTATATTTCCAATTCTCTTAGGTGCAAATTGATACGTAAGTGAGATTGAGTTTGTAGATTTCCCA is a window from the Patescibacteria group bacterium genome containing:
- a CDS encoding BatD family protein produces the protein MINFKLKYFLLILTMAVSLLFADNRIVKLSTSALEVLDTDVFELELTLENFSNNASMEQPNFEKDLKLISGPYQSHSTSIINGKSTNSISLTYQFAPKRIGNIRIPAVIIIEDGKRFKSNSVNIKVVDSSKGVSGSKSQDIFLITELSEKSPYVGEMLKVDYVLYIKDGIGIRMPTLTEEPKMTGFVKENVLYSQQKSKSLVQRIYKGQKYNTLPIKSYWITPTASGEYELNPLIASVPVESKKKKRRRSAFDDPFFGDDMFSGFSNFKERSIRSKNIKINVNKLPVATKPEGFSGGVGNFKLWSTIDNDSVDVNEAITLKITVSGKGNFRDITELRPKIPSDFEVYDPKSDIKLNKDSKTDGKVVFEYVLVPRAPGKHVIKGVKFSYFDSKQKKYKTLKDKDYNIIVTGSANSKFVSSSGYSRKEIEVLAKDIRYIKKSAKKFYKLSEKINTFINFYIYILISLLLPLITYILNSAFSKKRADVSGMRKRKASNFAKKRLKAATVFLNENNYLGFYKSLEEAIYKFLGDKFNISHAGIVFDDIKTVLENKNISNELIEELQNIITKTSSIQFSPEKPNIDEMTTDIERTSNLIMNLSVNLK